The Toxorhynchites rutilus septentrionalis strain SRP chromosome 1, ASM2978413v1, whole genome shotgun sequence genome contains the following window.
tttttacaatttacaaCGTTTCGATTTGTTGTTCTATAAATTTCATTCTCTTTTtcgcatttttattttttttttgtttttaaattcctGTCCTTTTATTTTCTTGTATATTTTTTCTGCGAAAGCGTAAgcgttaaatttttaaatttttgtttattcCCGCTGTTTAAACTTTCGATTGCTAcattttgaactattcaaatttTTAGTTTATAAATATCACCTATCCGGAAAATTGTAGATACAAAAAACTTAAAAAGCAAAAAACACACAATCACTTCAAAAGCATAAAAAGTTCTCGATAGGCAAAAAATTCAAGCGAAAATTTAAAAAGCTCTTCgcttttcaaatttaattttttatttcttataactttttttgtttatcgAAACTTTTGCTTTTCTAAGTCgtgttttttattgaatttcttagattctactttttttttgcattttgaaatattcgcctcttatttttttgctttttaagtacaggcaaacctgtttttgtgcgggggatagggaccgcacaaaaaatcgtgcaaaacttcaccagcagctttaaaacatcgtgttcggtacacattttgaaataaactttttttgtgcggtagatagggaccgcataaaaaaagtttcctccaagaaaataactcaaatccacgccattcaccgttcaattaccttttgtttccctgctttgcgatgggacactttgtcttttcggttgcgcgtggctgttttgtgcttttaattgcatgtcgaaacgtgttgctgttagaaatcatgtcatgcaaaaatttagaaaaaacttagagcatttgatgagaggaggggaatgatttcagaagtggataattgagacgcaaatattcttttttcgcactgaaatgcataaaaaccatcgaaaaaaactaaacggacgataacttcgtcaaatatgcttcttttcatacaccgcacaaaaacaggttttactgtattgtttttttttaattttaattttttcaattttgttggttttttttaattttttaatcctttttttgcattttaatttttttgtttttgaaaattttcactttttaattttattactcATTAATATTTTTACTTCGCTTTGCTTTTTAAACCTAGATTTTGGATCTATTTTTCGTTGTCTATacattttttgccttttttgaaatttccaCGATTGAAATTTTTCGCTTTATGAACTGCATTCTCATTTtcgctttttcaatttttttatttttaaattgccTGTCTTCTATGTTCTTGCATTTTGTTTTGCAAAAGCGTAAgcgttaaatttttcatttttcagtttctgTTCTTCCCCTTTTTTTGCTTTTTAAACTTTGTGGAAATTTTTTGCTTTATAAATTTCCTCCATATTTACGCTTTTTTAGTTTATTACTTTATAAATTTTCTTGTTATCAAAGGCGGAAAAATGCGGACAGAGAATActttaaaaataagaaaaaagtaCACATAATCACTTCAGAGGCGAGAAAAATCTCGTGAAGCAAAAAATTATAAGTAAAAATTTGTACAGCTTTTCCTTTCACATTATATCTTCGGTTTTtactttttaatattttttatttttatgttcttCCCTTTCTAAAtcttttgctttcaaaatattttgcttgttaaatatttcttttttttttcatttttttcgcttTTGAAATTTAAcgtttttacaaaattttaattttcaatcttcggttttgacatttttttcgctttttaaattttcagcttttcaaagtttttaccttttccttctttcactttttcaatttttcgcttTATAAATTAtcttcactttttcaattttttacgtttaattatttttttcgtttatcaATTCTTTGTCTTTTATTTTCTggcatgttttgtttttttttttgcaaaagatTAAGCATTAAATTttttacttttcaatttttttgggggggggggggggttgtgtGCTTTTTGCATTCCATCGTGTATAATCTACAGACATGAATGAGAAAGCGCTGAAGAGAACTTCacacaattttgttttgtttggggtttttttttcaatttttgtttgccccttttttcatttttgaacttTCGCttgttaaatttttaattctttaAATGTCTTGCGTCATAAATTCTTtccattttttaactttttcgataatttttctagtttatttaaattttttcactTGAACTTTCCTTTTTACTTCGCCCTATGTTTTTTGTCACGTTTCGAATTTGCTGTTTTTTAGTGAATTGttttacttttaattttttcgttctgcatttttttttccttttccaatttttaaaattttcgctttttattttttttgcttgttttTGGGTTTTAAATTTTTGGCTTTTCTAATTTtaccgttttttttaaatttttttccagcAGACACTGCCATTTTTATGTGTTtccgaaaaaatccaaaattaaaaaaaggaacaaataaaaatggcGAAAATCTACTGgtaaaaaagaataaaagaagacgataaaaataaaaaaaggtgaagaatgaaagaaaagagaaatttagaaagaaaaaaatatatagatgaAGAtatgaaaagtgaaaaatataaaaagcaaacaattaaaaatgtgaaaattttgaaaaatttaaaataaaaaagagaaaaataagaaaaattgagtGAAAAAATAGATCCAAAAATCTAGGAAgcgaaaaattttgaaagctTGAAATTTGGAAAGCAAGCGAATAGCTagcggatattagaaaaaagaggaatttaaaaataaaaaagcgtAAATTTAAAAAGTATTAAAACAAATctagaaatgaaaaaaagaaaaattgaatcagcaaaaaaaaattaaatggccaaaaaaaatggaaaagtaacTTAAATCCACCAATTTTCCGCATTTCAATATTCAGCCCTCTAAATGTCTTGCCTTCTaactttccaaaaattttcacttccggaatttcaagttttaaaaatgtttcgcttcctagattttttgatttttgattttttttcactttttaatttttaccttttttatattgaacttttcaaaattttcactttcaaaattgtttggttttcaaattttgattaaatctatgctttttttcgtttttcaaattcTTCGCCCTATACTTGTTTTTGCTATTCCAAATTCTCCCTTTTTTTATTCTTCGGCTCCCATTTATctatctttttttaattttttttgcatttcaagTTCACTATTCAATGTACCAAATTTTCGCTTGATAAATAAGTataaataaagatttttttaataatttctaTTTCCTTGTTtgcttttcaagttttttaatTTGTAGTCTTTTTAGTGAATTCTTTCCCTTTTTAACTTTTTGTTCGGCAATTTTCTTTCCCTtctatttttgacatttttcgcttttttgactttttgattttttttcacttttctgaTTTCATCGgtttacaattttttgcacTTCAATGTGTTGCTTTGCGTAGTTTTCGCTTGTTTAATTTTTAGCTTTAGGAATTTTTGCTTTTAAATTTTATCttttttgaatttctttcacttttttcatttttgttatcttttgtttttaattttacacTTTTCATTGttcgttttttagtttttagtgtTTCTTTCCATTTGCAAATTCTTTGCCAtttaaattttgtaattttttgttttccaaTGTTACGATCTTTTCTAAATTTCACAACCTTTCAAATTTGTCGCTttcttaatttttatattttttaaattcgtttttaGATTTCtcgcttttaaaatttttcccttcatttttttttctctagttttttgtttttattctttttatatttttacctgTCGATTCTTAGAGTTTTTTATATCATTCCCTATTTTTACTtctctatttttttcattttttaataagctttctccatttttttttcgttttcgtacATTTTATGCTTTTATTTctctatttttcaaatttcgaatttatgtttttttacttTCTCAATTTCTTCTGTtgtcaatttttcgttttttaaatttctagctATGGAAGCTATATCAAGATATTAAAACTTCAAGATGCTTAAATTTTACACATTGACACATTGACTGCCTTGAGTTCACCGGTGAACTCGGCTACCACTAAGTTCAGAAGGTGTGGTGGGAGAAAAATGGGCTATGGAGATTCAACAATGGCAGTCAATGTGTTAATCTGtcaatttctgatttttttccactctttcacttttccaatcttGTGAATTTTCATTATAAGCCTAACACAACCGAATCTTTCGTCGCCTCGCAGGTTCCGATAACGGAAAACGAATACCCTACTCTGGCGCAGAGCTCGAACGCGCCCGGACCCTCCACTTCAGGAACTCCCAGAGTTGCCAAAGATCCACGAACTTGCGTGCGTGTTCTTTCCCGATCTGCGAGCGAAGGCGGTGACGAGCCTGACGAGTGTCCCGAGCGTAAGCCCGAAATAGTGGAGGCAACGGTAAATCCCGCTACAGCAGCAACGGCAGCAGTCGCACCATCTCCACAACCACTGGCTAATCCCGCTCCAAAACCAATGGTCGAAATTCCGGCGTCGGAAGTTTCGCGCAAAAAACTTGCGTCAACCTCCAACATAGACCTGGAAGAGTGGCGTCGGATCCGTTCCGTGTCCAAGGCCAACTTTGATCAACACTTGCGGCAGGTGGAGGAACAGAGACAGTTGCAGATTCCTCGGCCACAGcccaaaaagaaaaagaagaaacccACACGAAGAAAGTCGGTGCCCGTCGTCGAGCAAAATGATTCCCTTGAAACGACCCCTGTGGAGCACAGCTCGTTGACCGAGGAACACGCCCAGATGCTGGAGGATGCTCTTGCGTCGGCAAAGAAAGATGACACGAAAGCTAGCGCTAAGACGCCGGCAAAAACGAAGGCCTCGAAGGTCATCGAGGAGTTGCGCCAGGATAAAATCTACGTGAAGATTACCACACCCAAGAAGCGGACCCCTGGGAAGTTGAGCCCGAAGCGGAGGATGTCCCGGAGTGGACAGTCCGCCAAAAAGAAACGAGTCAGCAGCCCCCGGAAGAGCGTGAAAGAGGAGCCCAAACCCCAAACTGATGAACCTGCGGAGACTGCGGAGATGGAGGACGTGATATTGGAAGAGACTCCTAACGAAGTCGTGGTCGTCACATCATCGGAATCGCTAGTTCCACCAGCTGATGGTGATGGTGAAAGTCCAGACGTGCCGTTGGATAGAACTCCCGAAATAGAGCAACCGCCTCAGCAAGAGGAGAAACAAGACCCTGAAGAAAACCAGGAGCCGGCGAACCCCTCAAAGTCGGGTGAACCCTCGCACAACGTTTCCCAAAAAGAGCAGCTCCAGCCCCAGTCTCAAgaacagcagcagcaagaggatAAGGAAACCGAAGAACCAGCGAACTCTTCGAAGTTGAGCGAATTCTCATTCAACGCTTCCCAACTGCTGCAAACTCCCTTCAAAATAGATCTGCCAAGCTGTCCTGTCACGCCACGTTTCCTAGTGCCTTCTCCTATGCCGATCACACCGATGACGAAAACAAATCGCGACACCAGCAGTGGCTGTGATGGGGCCTCTTCCCTCACCAAAGGCTGTGATATCCAAACGCCAAGCTTCCCTATCACTCCGGGTTTGATCAGCACACCCATATCCATCAGCTCGGTCAGTCCCCAGAGCCACGCAGGTGGTGCCTCCCGTCGGACCGATTACTCATCCGGAGGATCATACTACAGACCGGACGAGTCCGAGGATTTGGATCAAAACTTGGAAGCTATGCAGCTAGCCGAGCGGAAGAAACGCATGGCAGCAAAGTCAGTGGCCCCAACAGTGGAACCGTCAGCCGTGGCACCACCGAAGGATGACGAGCCTGAGGATCAGCCACCTTCTCCGGCGAAATCAGCCGCCGCAAGCAACTCGAGTGGTGAATCCTCCTCCAGCAGTTCCGATTCTTCGTCGGATTCAAGCAGTAGCGAAAGTTCTCCGGAGAAAGCGCCGGCCCCAGCCCCCAAATCTCAACTCCGCCAAACGCCTAGTAAATTCCAAAACAGCCTCGCCGAAGCCCGCCGCCGACAGATATTCGAACTGGAAGCCAAACGGAACCGCACCATAGCCCGAATGAAGTGCTCGAAAGCACCCACGCCGAAAAAGCCGACCGATCGGAAGCTCCTCACCGCGGCCAAAACGCGCACTGCCATTCTGGCCGCCGCCCAGCGGGAGAAACAAATCGTAAAACCACCGATCGCCAGAGCTCCGCTCGTGCCAAGGCCCAAAAATCCCCCCGGAAAGGCCGCCATAGCCAAAGCTATGGTGGTGACATCAACGACTTCTTCGAAGCGCAAGAATCCAACCCCCCGAAAGGTGGTGATGGTGGAACGGCTGATTCCCCAGCCGGTGAGAATGAGAAACTCCCCCAAGCGGAAGGTACCCGTGCAGCGGACACCCCGCGCTTCGTTAGTGATTACCGATGAAGATTTACCCAAAATCATTACGCCGCGAAAGGACCAACTGATTGAGGGAACGTACGAGAGTGAGAATCTCTCCCGGCTGTGCTGCACACCCGATCTGCCCCTGGAATCGTCGTTGGACGATGAGAAATCGAAGGACATTGGGTTGAAGACAGCAAATGAGGTCTCACCGGACTGCGACAAAGAAAATCAACGGATCAACAACAACGTTAATGGCAATAATGATGGCGATGAtgactcctcctcctcctcctccgagGAGGAAGAAGACGAAGACGATTACGACACGTGCTCGCTGAGAAAAGCCGACGAAGATGCCGGCTTCCACTTTGTGTACGCCGACCAGAGGTCTGACACCGATCCGACTTCCACTTGCAGCGGATGTCACGTAATTGGGAAGCTCAATGTGGTGATCGAAGATCGTAAGGTCTGCTTGCAACCTCAGGAGCCGTTTACCCTGTTCGAGCTGGCTCCGTCGAAGACGGTATCCGGTGGCAGCAGTGGCACCATCTCCAAGAAGGACAGCAAAACCACCGCTAAAAGCACCTCGAAAAAGGGAGCCGGTAAAAGTGGCACCTCTGTCACCCCACCGGTTCCTCCTGCGTCGACAAAGACGGAACACGAGAAGAAAGGTGAGCTGCAGCCCGTACCAGCAGCAGGTGCAGTCAGAGCCAAGCTCAATATTGTCTCGGCGGTGCGGGAATCCGTACATTCGTCGCATTCGGCGAAAAAAGTGGCCCAACAATCTCAGCAGTCACATCGAGGGGCGGTCCAACAGTCCCGCTTAGGAACGGTGGCCAGCAAATGCGAAGAGAAAAAAGATGAGGCGAAAGCGGTGAAAACGGTACCACCGCAGACCGAGACGGTTGAAGACAGAAACAGGACGTGAGTATGACCCCCTTttcctgtgttttttttttttcattttttgcatTTGATGTGTACTTCATGTTCTGTTCAGTAAGTGGAAAATTGACAAGTTCATATggagaagagaaaaaagagaAGGACCGAGGCAGTGGGTTTCTGTTCCATTGAAATGATTGCGCTTTGAGGATAACAATAGAGGAATTGATCGGTTGATCGGAGATTATCTAGCATTCCATGAAATTCATACCTCAAAGGTTAAAATAAGGTCTGCGGAagttcgaaaaacatttttagtGATAGATGGCCTTTTTTTTGTAGTATGTAAAGCATTGTCCACTAAGAATGTGTACGAAAAATATTTCTGGATAACCAATAAGGACAAAGATATTTTATTGCACTTTCATAGAAATATGTCCattcattcagtattttttttcctatcGGACGGAATCGGGACAGTTGGGTGGATTTGGGTTCTTCTCAATGAAATCCACCAAATCAGCCCGAAGCTTCATAggtcatttgtgtgcttttgtGAAAAACTCGTTTTCTGAAGCACTCTTCTTTGTACATATTCGAGCCAATCGTCTAGTTTCtaacaaaaaaagtcacaggagggttgtgtccgagacacgatcgcaaagttgacgtaggattccgttgggctatctgatgattttggatatgttagaaGAATTACACCGTTATACTCATTgttaatgatttggtgaccctgaaaagggcaattttgtttggttgttgggtattgtttgttcactccaccagtgtttagtgatgatgacagaaggatggtaaacagtcgttgggtggtgcgtatcagatagaagaagccgaagtggaatgagatatgatgaaaaccgccctctgtgaccatgtacgagatgcctcctgtgttatgtatggatgaaataaagaaaaaaagactcaccaatgtaatataatataattaccaataccgaacacaattatcaatttttctcatcagtgaaaacatgttactttaatataaagaaaacatatctgaaatggaaatattaattttgttttataatttttactttctgagtgttt
Protein-coding sequences here:
- the LOC129761797 gene encoding microtubule-associated protein futsch-like isoform X2 → MDVIPKSHIARVVLAYLYEQKLTRAAEEFCKSSPYLREEKQFLKHGSRPSMIFHAKLVDLFRQYGEIQIKVNNFVEKYGDELKIPSDASLVRKVDFLLWVIRKARRSSAGGADKGEHPKVPQSAGSKRFRARASPHPSLSSSTPEVGEPKQKRVRLDNSYIVLNETGSGRNLSNLSHISAITDGDSTQDSVAGEGAQTAESKEEEEREATEPSGDGGEELNKFPSMELFSQTLLENANYSVKIADLINKGLETSTNTQVDPREGPSSAYVEPASEAPRDQPNDNQSFNINLEEIISNIVNSAVQDPVFDGIMEDITSKAIKTQNTKEGEKEDVTPPPETPLKDRLRKTCKKNYNPASVRKSAKKVKVISDVPFYGTISAVVDPDTSVVQPEVSSTENPQVAPISGATQFYVIQPDNSTKLMDINQLQFPTQQISIPETSAIAQVPPTLISIPNSGFQEPTYYLSYFIETGSQLPMIPANYPTGFTEPTVSNSLVPSQPEILPSPDKFLIFPVSSSSAVSNPSSDSVTIACTTTAAISTGTTTTTATTSSIVCSILPKIEPAATAAPATGTPQSYVVSNPKAKCASTPSRKAAHIRFLNFHTPAKPVDQRPHIATPTSAPASVDHRKNHRLPAIAPKPPPLVPITENEYPTLAQSSNAPGPSTSGTPRVAKDPRTCVRVLSRSASEGGDEPDECPERKPEIVEATVNPATAATAAVAPSPQPLANPAPKPMVEIPASEVSRKKLASTSNIDLEEWRRIRSVSKANFDQHLRQVEEQRQLQIPRPQPKKKKKKPTRRKSVPVVEQNDSLETTPVEHSSLTEEHAQMLEDALASAKKDDTKASAKTPAKTKASKVIEELRQDKIYVKITTPKKRTPGKLSPKRRMSRSGQSAKKKRVSSPRKSVKEEPKPQTDEPAETAEMEDVILEETPNEVVVVTSSESLVPPADGDGESPDVPLDRTPEIEQPPQQEEKQDPEENQEPANPSKSGEPSHNVSQKEQLQPQSQEQQQQEDKETEEPANSSKLSEFSFNASQLLQTPFKIDLPSCPVTPRFLVPSPMPITPMTKTNRDTSSGCDGASSLTKGCDIQTPSFPITPGLISTPISISSVSPQSHAGGASRRTDYSSGGSYYRPDESEDLDQNLEAMQLAERKKRMAAKSVAPTVEPSAVAPPKDDEPEDQPPSPAKSAAASNSSGESSSSSSDSSSDSSSSESSPEKAPAPAPKSQLRQTPSKFQNSLAEARRRQIFELEAKRNRTIARMKCSKAPTPKKPTDRKLLTAAKTRTAILAAAQREKQIVKPPIARAPLVPRPKNPPGKAAIAKAMVVTSTTSSKRKNPTPRKVVMVERLIPQPVRMRNSPKRKVPVQRTPRASLVITDEDLPKIITPRKDQLIEGTYESENLSRLCCTPDLPLESSLDDEKSKDIGLKTANEVSPDCDKENQRINNNVNGNNDGDDDSSSSSSEEEEDEDDYDTCSLRKADEDAGFHFVYADQRSDTDPTSTCSGCHVIGKLNVVIEDRKVCLQPQEPFTLFELAPSKTVSGGSSGTISKKDSKTTAKSTSKKGAGKSGTSVTPPVPPASTKTEHEKKGELQPVPAAGAVRAKLNIVSAVRESVHSSHSAKKVAQQSQQSHRGAVQQSRLGTVASKCEEKKDEAKAVKTVPPQTETVEDRNRTQKTLAKRRISICCQRFQEDF
- the LOC129761797 gene encoding microtubule-associated protein futsch-like isoform X1; this encodes MDVIPKSHIARVVLAYLYEQKLTRAAEEFCKSSPYLREEKQFLKHGSRPSMIFHAKLVDLFRQYGEIQIKVNNFVEKYGDELKIPSDASLVRKVDFLLWVIRKARRSSAGGADKGEHPKVPQSAGSKRFRARASPHPSLSSSTPEVGEPKQKRVRLDNSYIVLNETGSGRNLSNLSHISAITDGDSTQDSVAGEGAQTAESKEEEEREATEPSGDGGEELNKFPSMELFSQTLLENANYSVKIADLINKGLETSTNTQVDPREGPSSAYVEPASEAPRDQPNDNQSFNINLEEIISNIVNSAVQDPVFDGIMEDITSKAIKTQNTKEGEKEDVTPPPETPLKDRLRKTCKKNYNPASVRKSAKKVKVISDVPFYGTISAVVDPDTSVVQPEVSSTENPQVAPISGATQFYVIQPDNSTKLMDINQLQFPTQQISIPETSAIAQVPPTLISIPNSGFQEPTYYLSYFIETGSQLPMIPANYPTGFTEPTVSNSLVPSQPEILPSPDKFLIFPVSSSSAVSNPSSDSVTIACTTTAAISTGTTTTTATTSSIVCSILPKIEPAATAAPATGTPQSYVVSNPKAKCASTPSRKAAHIRFLNFHTPAKPVDQRPHIATPTSAPASVDHRKNHRLPAIAPKPPPLVPITENEYPTLAQSSNAPGPSTSGTPRVAKDPRTCVRVLSRSASEGGDEPDECPERKPEIVEATVNPATAATAAVAPSPQPLANPAPKPMVEIPASEVSRKKLASTSNIDLEEWRRIRSVSKANFDQHLRQVEEQRQLQIPRPQPKKKKKKPTRRKSVPVVEQNDSLETTPVEHSSLTEEHAQMLEDALASAKKDDTKASAKTPAKTKASKVIEELRQDKIYVKITTPKKRTPGKLSPKRRMSRSGQSAKKKRVSSPRKSVKEEPKPQTDEPAETAEMEDVILEETPNEVVVVTSSESLVPPADGDGESPDVPLDRTPEIEQPPQQEEKQDPEENQEPANPSKSGEPSHNVSQKEQLQPQSQEQQQQEDKETEEPANSSKLSEFSFNASQLLQTPFKIDLPSCPVTPRFLVPSPMPITPMTKTNRDTSSGCDGASSLTKGCDIQTPSFPITPGLISTPISISSVSPQSHAGGASRRTDYSSGGSYYRPDESEDLDQNLEAMQLAERKKRMAAKSVAPTVEPSAVAPPKDDEPEDQPPSPAKSAAASNSSGESSSSSSDSSSDSSSSESSPEKAPAPAPKSQLRQTPSKFQNSLAEARRRQIFELEAKRNRTIARMKCSKAPTPKKPTDRKLLTAAKTRTAILAAAQREKQIVKPPIARAPLVPRPKNPPGKAAIAKAMVVTSTTSSKRKNPTPRKVVMVERLIPQPVRMRNSPKRKVPVQRTPRASLVITDEDLPKIITPRKDQLIEGTYESENLSRLCCTPDLPLESSLDDEKSKDIGLKTANEVSPDCDKENQRINNNVNGNNDGDDDSSSSSSEEEEDEDDYDTCSLRKADEDAGFHFVYADQRSDTDPTSTCSGCHVIGKLNVVIEDRKVCLQPQEPFTLFELAPSKTVSGGSSGTISKKDSKTTAKSTSKKGAGKSGTSVTPPVPPASTKTEHEKKGELQPVPAAGAVRAKLNIVSAVRESVHSSHSAKKVAQQSQQSHRGAVQQSRLGTVASKCEEKKDEAKAVKTVPPQTETVEDRNRTSPVPKMPLKLNMKRSKQTMSSTTSSSRVVSPEKSSREQQPPPRLLPLTPVASVEPSKRSKGESSPKKKEDIQEDDIAAVLTHLHGS